Proteins co-encoded in one Neodiprion lecontei isolate iyNeoLeco1 chromosome 3, iyNeoLeco1.1, whole genome shotgun sequence genomic window:
- the LOC124293467 gene encoding uncharacterized protein LOC124293467, whose translation MDLRRFPPTNAKHFRLPPTSYDNSCDLLPPPDTSYVDYFEYRVLYLRGSCTPGPLPGATRVPRQALRVSALKVHYQVKLNFQDKRSLVPAKQVRYLVKLDFQDKHSVVSALKVHYQVKLDFQEKRSVVSALQVRYLEKRDFRDKRSYLLPPSTTSFDPLPPPNTSYHLRPPLSTPCHLLPPPTVSEHLQPPSNTFYQLLSPPTTPYHPLAPNGVVGWWRGGDYFNSFFAQAQLQWLSLCEYSFYSFL comes from the exons ATGGACCTACGCCGATTTCCGCCAACCAACGCCAAACACTTCCGACTCCCGCCAACTAGCTACGACAACTCCTGCGACCTCCTACCTCCGCCAGACACATCCTATGTTGACT atttcgagtaccgggttctctacctccgtggttcctgcactccgggtccgcttcctggtgcaactcgagttccacgacaagcgctccgtg tttctgctcTCAAGGTCCACTACCAGGTGAAACTtaacttccaggataagcgctccttGGTTCCTGCGAAgcaggtacgctacctggtgaaactcgacttccaggacaagcattccgtagtttctgcgctcaaggtccactaccaggtgaaacttgacttccaggagaagcgctccgtggtttctgcgctccaggtacgctacctggAGAAACGCGACTTTAGGGACAAGCGCTCTTACCTCCTACCACCTTCTACCACCTCCTTCGACCCCTTACCACCACCAAACACCTCTTACCATCTCCGACCACCTCTTAGCACGCCCTGCCACCTCCTACCACCTCCTACcgtttccgaacacctccaaccacccaGTAACACTTTCTACCAGCTCCTATCACCTCCTACCACCCCCTACCATCCCCTAGCACCTAACGGGGTAGTGGGATGGTGGAGAGGTGgagattatttcaattcatttttcgcgcaagcccaactTCAGTGGCTATCATTGTGCGAATATAGTTTCTAtagttttttataa
- the LOC107226637 gene encoding ribonucleoside-diphosphate reductase large subunit isoform X1 produces MSMSGKLYVIKRDGRREDVHYDKITSRIQKLCYGLNMDFVDPPAITRWVIGGLYSGVTTVELDNLAAETAATMTTKHADYAILAARIAVSNLHKETKKQFSDVMHDLHHMINPYTKLHTPMVSEHYYKIIKKHADRLNSAIIYDRDFSYNYFGFKTLERSYLLKINGKVAERPQHLLMRVAVGIHGEDIDRAIETYNLLSEKYFTHASPTLYSAATPRPQMSSCFLLTMKEDSIEGIYDTLKQCALISKSAGGVGLNIHCIRAKGTYIAGTNGESSGLVPMLRVYNNTARYVDQGGNKRPGAFAVYLEPWHPDVFEFLDLKKSTGKEEMRAREMFYALWIPDLFMKRVLEKQVWSLMCPHECPGLADVWGDEFEALYTQYEKAGRYKRQVAARDLWLAIMNSQVETGTPYMLYKDHCNRKSNQQNVGTIKCSNLCTEIIEYSSPEEVAVCNLASIAVNMFVTPEKTYDFKKLKEVTKIVAYNLNKIIDINYYPIPEAEKSNMRHRPIGIGIQGLADAFLLMRYPFESDEAQKLNIGIFETLYYGALEASCEIAEKEGPYPTYEGSPVSKGILQYDMWNVTPTDLWDWAALKAKIAKHGVRNSLLIAPMPTASTAQILGNNESIEAYTSNVYTRRVLSGEFQIVNPHLLTDLTAKDLWDENMKNEIIANNGSVQNIDRIPADLKALYKTVWEISQKTVLKMAVDRAAFIDQSQSLNIHMATPTEEKLTSMHFYAWKNGLKTGMYYLRIKPAANALQFTVDKSKLKDAFSTSNSNYTPTKAQNSLECNSPEHSEWLKKKRLKQLEEERERELDEALLCSRENGDQCMACGS; encoded by the exons ATGTCTATGTCAGGGAAGTTGTACGTAATAAAACGAG ATGGGCGCAGGGAAGATGTTCATTATGACAAGATAACCTCgagaatacaaaaattatgcTACGGTTTGAATATGGACTTTGTCGATCCG CCTGCAATTACCCGATGGGTCATCGGTGGCCTTTATTCTGGCGTGACCACGGTTGAGCTGGATAATCTGGCTGCGGAAACCGCTGCTACAATGACAACAAAGCATGCAGATTACGCTATACTGGCTGCCCGGATTGCAGTCTCCAATCTCCataaggaaacaaaaaaacagtTCAGTG ATGTGATGCATGATTTGCATCATATGATAAATCCATATACCAAGTTACACACGCCAATGGTTAGCGAGCATTATTataagataataaaaaaacatgcgGACAGATTGAACTCTGCGATTATTTATGACAGAGATTTTAGTTATAATTACTTTGGCTTCAAAACACTCGAAAGAAGTTATTTGCTGAAAATTAATGGCAAAGTCGCAGAGAGACCACAACATTTGTTGATGCGTGTTGCTGTGGGTATTCATGGAGAAGATATTGATAGAGCAATTGAAACCTACAATCTATtgtcagaaaaatattttacccaTGCTTCTCCCACTCTTTACTCAGCAGCTACTCCCAGGCCACAAATGTCGAG CTGTTTTCTTTTGACAATGAAGGAGGATAGTATTGAAGGAATTTATGATACTTTGAAACAATGCGCACTGATAAGTAAGTCTGCGGGAGGTGTTGGATTAAATATACATTGTATCAGAGCCAAAGGTACTTACATAGCAGGAACTAATGGAGAATCTAGCGGACTTGTTCCTATGTTGcgcgtatataataatacagcAAGGTACGTTGACCAAGGAGGCAATAAGAGGCCAGGTGCCTTTGCAGTTTACTTAGAACCATGGCACCCGGATGTTTTTGAGTTtttggatttgaaaaaaagtactG GCAAAGAGGAGATGCGAGCTAGAGAAATGTTTTACGCCCTTTGGATTCCTGATTTGTTTATGAAACGTGTTTTGGAAAAACAAGTTTGGAGCCTCATGTGTCCTCACGAATGTCCTGGATTGGCGGATGTTTGGGGTGATGAATTTGAAGCTTTGTACACACA ATATGAAAAAGCGGGCCGATACAAACGACAAGTAGCAGCCCGGGATCTGTGGTTAGCTATCATGAACTCTCAGGTTGAAACTGGCACACCATACATGCTGTACAAAGATCACTGCAATCGCAAATCAAATCAACAGAACGTGGGCACAATCAAATGCAGTAATCTTTGCACTGAAATTATAGAATATTCAAGCCCTGAAGAAGTTGCTGTTTGTAATCTAGCATCGATTGCTGTTAACATGTTTGTTACCCCGGAAAAGACATACGATTTTAAAAAACTCAAGGAAGTTACCAAAATCGTAGCCTACAACCTgaacaaaattattgataTCAACTACTATCCGATTCCTGAAGCTGAAAAATCTAATATGAGACATAGACCAATTG GTATTGGTATTCAGGGACTAGCAGATGCTTTCCTATTAATGCGATATCCTTTCGAAAGTGATGAAGCCCAGAAACTTAACATTGGAATCTTTGAAACATTGTACTATGGAGCATTGGAAGCCAGCTGCGaaattgcagaaaaagaaGGACCTTATCCAACTTATGAAGGTTCTCCAGTCAGCAAAGGG ATTTTGCAGTATGACATGTGGAATGTCACACCAACAGATCTTTGGGACTGGGCAGCTCTGAAAGCTAAGATAGCTAAACACGGCGTACGGAATTCGCTACTCATAGCCCCAATGCCGACTGCATCCACAGCACAAATTCTCGGGAACAATGAATCAATCGAAGCTTATACCAGCAACGTTTATACACGCCGAGTCTTATCTGGAGAATTTCAAATAGTCAATCCCCATTTACTAACAGATCTTACTGCTAAAGATCTATGGgatgaaaatatgaagaacGAGATTATTGCCAATAATGGTTCTGTTCAA AATATCGATCGCATTCCTGCAGACTTGAAAGCATTGTACAAAACAGTATGGGAAATTTCCCAGAAGACTGTTCTAAAGATGGCTGTCGATCGTGCAGCATTTATTGATCAATCACAATCGTTGAATATTCATATGGCAACACCAACGGAAGAAAAGCTTACATCCATGCATTTTTATGCCTGGAAAAAT GGTTTGAAGACTGGAATGTACTACCTACGTATAAAGCCTGCTGCGAATGCTTTACAGTTTACTGTAGACAAGTCAAAACTGAAGGATGCATTCTCTACTTCAAATAGTAATTACACTCCAACAAAAGCACAAAATTCGTTGGAGTGCAATTCACCAGAACATAGTGAATGGTTGAAGAAAAAGCGGCTAAAGCAGCTTGAAGAAGAACGCGAAAGAGAACTCGATGAAGCGCTACTTTGTTCGCGAGAAAATGGTGATCAGTGTATGGCGTGTGGTTCctag
- the LOC107226637 gene encoding ribonucleoside-diphosphate reductase large subunit isoform X2, translating to MDFVDPPAITRWVIGGLYSGVTTVELDNLAAETAATMTTKHADYAILAARIAVSNLHKETKKQFSDVMHDLHHMINPYTKLHTPMVSEHYYKIIKKHADRLNSAIIYDRDFSYNYFGFKTLERSYLLKINGKVAERPQHLLMRVAVGIHGEDIDRAIETYNLLSEKYFTHASPTLYSAATPRPQMSSCFLLTMKEDSIEGIYDTLKQCALISKSAGGVGLNIHCIRAKGTYIAGTNGESSGLVPMLRVYNNTARYVDQGGNKRPGAFAVYLEPWHPDVFEFLDLKKSTGKEEMRAREMFYALWIPDLFMKRVLEKQVWSLMCPHECPGLADVWGDEFEALYTQYEKAGRYKRQVAARDLWLAIMNSQVETGTPYMLYKDHCNRKSNQQNVGTIKCSNLCTEIIEYSSPEEVAVCNLASIAVNMFVTPEKTYDFKKLKEVTKIVAYNLNKIIDINYYPIPEAEKSNMRHRPIGIGIQGLADAFLLMRYPFESDEAQKLNIGIFETLYYGALEASCEIAEKEGPYPTYEGSPVSKGILQYDMWNVTPTDLWDWAALKAKIAKHGVRNSLLIAPMPTASTAQILGNNESIEAYTSNVYTRRVLSGEFQIVNPHLLTDLTAKDLWDENMKNEIIANNGSVQNIDRIPADLKALYKTVWEISQKTVLKMAVDRAAFIDQSQSLNIHMATPTEEKLTSMHFYAWKNGLKTGMYYLRIKPAANALQFTVDKSKLKDAFSTSNSNYTPTKAQNSLECNSPEHSEWLKKKRLKQLEEERERELDEALLCSRENGDQCMACGS from the exons ATGGACTTTGTCGATCCG CCTGCAATTACCCGATGGGTCATCGGTGGCCTTTATTCTGGCGTGACCACGGTTGAGCTGGATAATCTGGCTGCGGAAACCGCTGCTACAATGACAACAAAGCATGCAGATTACGCTATACTGGCTGCCCGGATTGCAGTCTCCAATCTCCataaggaaacaaaaaaacagtTCAGTG ATGTGATGCATGATTTGCATCATATGATAAATCCATATACCAAGTTACACACGCCAATGGTTAGCGAGCATTATTataagataataaaaaaacatgcgGACAGATTGAACTCTGCGATTATTTATGACAGAGATTTTAGTTATAATTACTTTGGCTTCAAAACACTCGAAAGAAGTTATTTGCTGAAAATTAATGGCAAAGTCGCAGAGAGACCACAACATTTGTTGATGCGTGTTGCTGTGGGTATTCATGGAGAAGATATTGATAGAGCAATTGAAACCTACAATCTATtgtcagaaaaatattttacccaTGCTTCTCCCACTCTTTACTCAGCAGCTACTCCCAGGCCACAAATGTCGAG CTGTTTTCTTTTGACAATGAAGGAGGATAGTATTGAAGGAATTTATGATACTTTGAAACAATGCGCACTGATAAGTAAGTCTGCGGGAGGTGTTGGATTAAATATACATTGTATCAGAGCCAAAGGTACTTACATAGCAGGAACTAATGGAGAATCTAGCGGACTTGTTCCTATGTTGcgcgtatataataatacagcAAGGTACGTTGACCAAGGAGGCAATAAGAGGCCAGGTGCCTTTGCAGTTTACTTAGAACCATGGCACCCGGATGTTTTTGAGTTtttggatttgaaaaaaagtactG GCAAAGAGGAGATGCGAGCTAGAGAAATGTTTTACGCCCTTTGGATTCCTGATTTGTTTATGAAACGTGTTTTGGAAAAACAAGTTTGGAGCCTCATGTGTCCTCACGAATGTCCTGGATTGGCGGATGTTTGGGGTGATGAATTTGAAGCTTTGTACACACA ATATGAAAAAGCGGGCCGATACAAACGACAAGTAGCAGCCCGGGATCTGTGGTTAGCTATCATGAACTCTCAGGTTGAAACTGGCACACCATACATGCTGTACAAAGATCACTGCAATCGCAAATCAAATCAACAGAACGTGGGCACAATCAAATGCAGTAATCTTTGCACTGAAATTATAGAATATTCAAGCCCTGAAGAAGTTGCTGTTTGTAATCTAGCATCGATTGCTGTTAACATGTTTGTTACCCCGGAAAAGACATACGATTTTAAAAAACTCAAGGAAGTTACCAAAATCGTAGCCTACAACCTgaacaaaattattgataTCAACTACTATCCGATTCCTGAAGCTGAAAAATCTAATATGAGACATAGACCAATTG GTATTGGTATTCAGGGACTAGCAGATGCTTTCCTATTAATGCGATATCCTTTCGAAAGTGATGAAGCCCAGAAACTTAACATTGGAATCTTTGAAACATTGTACTATGGAGCATTGGAAGCCAGCTGCGaaattgcagaaaaagaaGGACCTTATCCAACTTATGAAGGTTCTCCAGTCAGCAAAGGG ATTTTGCAGTATGACATGTGGAATGTCACACCAACAGATCTTTGGGACTGGGCAGCTCTGAAAGCTAAGATAGCTAAACACGGCGTACGGAATTCGCTACTCATAGCCCCAATGCCGACTGCATCCACAGCACAAATTCTCGGGAACAATGAATCAATCGAAGCTTATACCAGCAACGTTTATACACGCCGAGTCTTATCTGGAGAATTTCAAATAGTCAATCCCCATTTACTAACAGATCTTACTGCTAAAGATCTATGGgatgaaaatatgaagaacGAGATTATTGCCAATAATGGTTCTGTTCAA AATATCGATCGCATTCCTGCAGACTTGAAAGCATTGTACAAAACAGTATGGGAAATTTCCCAGAAGACTGTTCTAAAGATGGCTGTCGATCGTGCAGCATTTATTGATCAATCACAATCGTTGAATATTCATATGGCAACACCAACGGAAGAAAAGCTTACATCCATGCATTTTTATGCCTGGAAAAAT GGTTTGAAGACTGGAATGTACTACCTACGTATAAAGCCTGCTGCGAATGCTTTACAGTTTACTGTAGACAAGTCAAAACTGAAGGATGCATTCTCTACTTCAAATAGTAATTACACTCCAACAAAAGCACAAAATTCGTTGGAGTGCAATTCACCAGAACATAGTGAATGGTTGAAGAAAAAGCGGCTAAAGCAGCTTGAAGAAGAACGCGAAAGAGAACTCGATGAAGCGCTACTTTGTTCGCGAGAAAATGGTGATCAGTGTATGGCGTGTGGTTCctag